Proteins encoded in a region of the Streptomyces akebiae genome:
- a CDS encoding ArsR/SmtB family transcription factor, translating to MHRRLEVLRDPGRQRIARAVAREPLTPSELATRGGMSLPQVSRHLARLREAGLVMVERDGRRACCQLHLERVRRLGDDLLTALFH from the coding sequence GTGCACCGGCGGTTGGAGGTGCTGCGGGACCCCGGTCGGCAGCGCATCGCCCGGGCCGTCGCCCGCGAGCCGCTGACCCCCTCCGAGTTGGCCACCAGGGGCGGGATGTCCCTGCCCCAGGTCTCCCGGCATCTGGCCCGACTGCGCGAGGCCGGCCTCGTCATGGTCGAGCGAGACGGCCGTCGCGCCTGCTGCCAACTCCACCTGGAACGCGTACGCCGCCTCGGCGACGACCTCCTCACGGCCCTCTTCCACTGA